GTCACCGTCCCAGACAACCACATCGGCATCCTTGCCGACCTCGATTGATCCGACGATCCTATCAACACTGAATATCTGCGCCGGGTTAATGGTTATGGAACGGATCGCCCCGTCATGGCTCATCCCGTGGGCAACCGCCATACCGGCAAACTGCAAAATGTGATGCCCGTAATAAAGGCTGCCATTTCCCGAAATAAGCGAAAATTTAACACCCGCCTTTTCAAGCCGCGCCGCATTTGAAAATGTGGTGCCAGCCATGGTGACGTTGCCGAATAAATTATCCTCCGGCACGATGATCACCGGAATATCGGCGGCCACCAGTTCATCGGCAACTTTCCAGGCTTCCTGTGCGCCCTGAATGACAATATCCACGCCGTAATCTTTCTTAAGCTCGATGGCACCGCGGATTTCCGCTTCACTGCCCATTTCCATGACCAGCTTTTTTGTACCCTTAAGCACCGGGACAAGCGCCTCCATATCGGCAATGGAAAGCAGATAACCCTGTGACTGTCCGCGCATCACCCGTGATTTATTACGCTCATAATCAAGCACCTGATCGAAAATAGCCCTGATCCGGTTCCAGGCAACGGCCCGGTTCTGCGCATTTTCAAACTTTGCATGCATCGGCCCTTCAGCAAAGCGCATATCCGGCTTGTTATCCATGGTAATGATCGCCGAAGTGCCGCTGAAAATATCACCTGATGATGTCGGCGATGATACGGCCCGGGTCACACCCTGACGCCGTCCTTCCTCAATCACGACGGACCCGCTGTTAAGCGCATATTTAACATCGAATGACGCGGTCATGCCTGAATCATTGGCACTTGTATCCGATGAAAAAATCCGCGTTGCCCCTTCGGACAGGCCATAAATACTGCTGCTACTCATAATGCCCGGGGTTACTTCCTTACCACTGGCATCTATGATCCGCGCATTTGCTGGTACCTGAACATTGGCACCGACCGCGGTGATTTTACCATTTTCTATCAGCACCGTCCCCTTTTCAATGGGGGCACCAACCGCTGTGTGGATTTTGCCGCCGACAATGGCGATTGTTTCTGCCATGACTGGTGTTGCGAGTAAGGCTATAAGAATTGCAAGATATCTCATTGGTGATCTCCCGCAGTTACATAGCCAAGGGCATGATCGGTGATCCACTGATTTTCACTATTATTACGGTCATAATGAAGCGCGCCGTCGATAAACACATTTTCCGCCAGTGCATAAACACTGAGCGGGTCACCGTTCCAAATTACCACATCCGCATTTTTGCCGACCTCTAGCGATCCAATCTGATCGGCAAGGCCAATTGATTTGGCAGGGTTCAGGGTCAGCCAGCGGAACACTTCTCCCCGGGTAAAATGAAGCCCGACCCGCTCCCCGTCTGCCCAGGCTTTCGCCGCTTCCTGGTTTAGGCGCTGACCGCCCGTATCACTGTCCGA
This region of Emcibacteraceae bacterium genomic DNA includes:
- a CDS encoding amidohydrolase family protein translates to MRYLAILIALLATPVMAETIAIVGGKIHTAVGAPIEKGTVLIENGKITAVGANVQVPANARIIDASGKEVTPGIMSSSSIYGLSEGATRIFSSDTSANDSGMTASFDVKYALNSGSVVIEEGRRQGVTRAVSSPTSSGDIFSGTSAIITMDNKPDMRFAEGPMHAKFENAQNRAVAWNRIRAIFDQVLDYERNKSRVMRGQSQGYLLSIADMEALVPVLKGTKKLVMEMGSEAEIRGAIELKKDYGVDIVIQGAQEAWKVADELVAADIPVIIVPEDNLFGNVTMAGTTFSNAARLEKAGVKFSLISGNGSLYYGHHILQFAGMAVAHGMSHDGAIRSITINPAQIFSVDRIVGSIEVGKDADVVVWDGDPLEVTSNTDHVIIRGVEYDLVSRRTMLRDRYLNLDRGEPFGKRYYQN